A genomic segment from Luteolibacter ambystomatis encodes:
- a CDS encoding tyrosine-type recombinase/integrase — translation MLQARDAFLASRRGIREKTRSHYESATQRLLRPDPNKLVHRITVSDLESILKNYENPNSYRTYRRCVSTFFRWAVQKRMCAENPCERLDLPPPVSSHLQILSLRVTTLLLRAAMLYRKGETVPSIAIALFGGLRPSELENLRPEDVKHDRIRVTGGKMRRTLKRSVPIPPNLAAWLKAYPFKGLPKNFYGKFRTLRKAIGETTWVADVFRHTSISFQLERDKNEALTAYNNGTSAKMIEFHYRDLVDNPSEVVAYWTLSPGVVAQALTSIQLPKSSTVEWPGNAVLAKWVQSTSLSKIGAELGVSDVAVRKRCLKQKIILPSRHA, via the coding sequence GTGCTGCAAGCACGTGACGCGTTTCTGGCATCGCGGCGCGGAATTCGTGAGAAAACCCGGTCCCACTATGAATCCGCCACCCAGCGGCTGCTTCGCCCGGACCCGAACAAACTCGTTCATCGCATCACGGTTTCCGATCTTGAGAGCATTCTCAAGAACTACGAAAACCCCAATTCGTATCGGACTTACCGACGCTGTGTCAGCACCTTCTTCAGATGGGCTGTACAGAAGCGCATGTGCGCGGAGAACCCTTGCGAACGGTTGGATCTTCCTCCACCAGTCTCTTCCCATCTCCAGATCCTGAGCCTCCGAGTAACGACGCTCCTGCTGAGAGCCGCAATGCTTTACCGCAAGGGCGAAACGGTCCCCTCAATCGCGATTGCGCTCTTCGGAGGACTCCGCCCAAGCGAACTAGAAAATTTGCGCCCAGAAGACGTGAAGCACGATCGCATCCGGGTGACCGGGGGAAAAATGCGGCGAACTTTGAAACGTTCCGTCCCCATCCCGCCCAATCTAGCGGCGTGGTTGAAGGCGTATCCTTTCAAAGGATTGCCGAAGAACTTCTACGGAAAGTTCCGAACTCTTCGGAAGGCTATCGGAGAGACCACATGGGTTGCAGACGTTTTCCGTCACACCAGTATTTCCTTCCAGCTTGAGAGGGACAAAAACGAAGCATTGACGGCATACAACAACGGAACGTCGGCCAAAATGATTGAATTCCACTATCGAGACCTCGTCGATAACCCGTCGGAGGTTGTGGCATACTGGACTCTATCGCCGGGGGTCGTTGCACAAGCACTGACTTCGATTCAACTGCCAAAGTCATCCACCGTCGAATGGCCTGGCAACGCCGTTCTCGCCAAGTGGGTTCAGTCCACATCCCTGAGCAAAATCGGCGCTGAACTAGGGGTTTCCGATGTCGCGGTGAGAAAGCGCTGCCTCAAACAAAAGATCATCCTGCCATCACGACACGCCTAA
- a CDS encoding family 20 glycosylhydrolase has translation MSLHAEDLAVVPAVRSWKAADGTFNAKGGAVTTEGGSKALEGIAGMFSKQLATATGGTPATEGPKIVLTLDRAGHVLKPGGYAVEIGERLVIRGADEQGLRNGMFTVLQLAAHDPVLPHGTIEDWPSVPRRMLMLDVARKPFPLPVLKDYLRMMAWYKLNELHLHLSDESFGGGYAAFRVESAKFPGLAAKDLFYTKRDLRELQDMARGLGITITPEIDMPGHSRCFTNFWPDLALPGKPDYMDVTNPKTVERMKELLDEMIPLFDAPDFHIGTDEYRVEGSKERKAELHEAFRKFINTMNAHVRSRGKNMRIWSGFENMGGTTAIDPSITIDMWETNDAKSQIAAGHKVINSSDGTTYIVPGAHYYGVSNGGVYQNWQPWRISGDPSKNPGEGDPGLLGGKLHVWNDQGPTGYTMTEIASLTFPSIQAFSEKMWGTKGSTSYAAFQKRAALIAPVPGVQVFDRIPAKGPEGLVLDLPGERTLDSVDARQPLAFQGRARADLEYPWTLTMEIRKTADTERRGVILSSGLAEICADYSRTENRKSKGTDDKEITTKETLKGIGIVRAAGTPGADPASSFIVGDVSRVYGPSPAKDKWVKVAVVGDERKTTVFLDGVKVGESNNQMLCPLALLGSPNGNSFVGTVRNLKVFNRACSAKEIGRAAGLDMPDNLAAGAAVSASVSDDEHDFTPDKAVDGSSSSRWSSGPTGSSQWLAVDLGSGKEFNAIDIAWEAARPGQAEVEVSQDGKDWKPVAAAHVEGDRTRIGFQAVQARHVRIVMKEPVTSWGYSIFELEVMKRTGK, from the coding sequence ATGTCCTTGCATGCGGAGGATCTGGCCGTAGTGCCCGCCGTCCGGTCGTGGAAGGCCGCGGACGGCACATTCAATGCCAAGGGCGGCGCAGTGACGACGGAGGGCGGCTCGAAGGCCTTGGAGGGGATCGCCGGAATGTTCTCGAAGCAGCTTGCGACGGCTACCGGCGGAACTCCGGCAACGGAGGGCCCGAAGATCGTGCTGACACTGGATCGTGCGGGCCATGTATTGAAGCCAGGCGGCTATGCGGTGGAGATCGGGGAGAGATTGGTCATCCGGGGCGCGGACGAGCAAGGTCTCCGCAATGGCATGTTCACGGTGTTGCAACTGGCGGCTCATGATCCGGTCCTGCCTCACGGGACCATCGAGGACTGGCCCTCCGTACCGCGCCGGATGTTGATGCTCGATGTCGCCCGCAAGCCGTTCCCGCTGCCGGTGCTGAAGGACTACCTGCGGATGATGGCGTGGTACAAGCTCAACGAGCTGCATCTCCATTTGAGCGACGAGTCATTCGGCGGCGGGTACGCGGCCTTCCGGGTGGAGAGCGCGAAGTTTCCCGGGCTTGCGGCGAAGGACTTGTTCTACACGAAACGGGACCTGCGCGAGCTGCAGGACATGGCGCGGGGACTCGGCATCACGATCACACCCGAGATCGACATGCCGGGGCATTCCCGTTGCTTCACCAACTTCTGGCCGGACCTCGCCCTGCCCGGAAAACCAGACTACATGGACGTCACCAACCCGAAGACGGTGGAGCGGATGAAGGAATTGCTGGACGAGATGATTCCTTTGTTCGATGCGCCGGACTTCCACATTGGCACCGACGAGTACCGGGTGGAGGGATCGAAGGAACGGAAGGCGGAACTACACGAAGCCTTCCGGAAGTTCATCAATACGATGAACGCGCACGTGCGCTCGCGGGGCAAGAACATGCGGATTTGGTCCGGATTCGAGAACATGGGCGGAACCACGGCGATCGATCCTTCCATCACGATCGACATGTGGGAAACCAACGATGCGAAGAGCCAGATCGCGGCGGGTCACAAGGTGATTAATTCGAGCGACGGCACCACCTACATCGTCCCCGGGGCGCATTACTATGGGGTTAGTAATGGCGGGGTTTATCAGAACTGGCAGCCGTGGAGGATCAGTGGCGATCCATCCAAAAATCCGGGAGAAGGGGATCCAGGCCTGCTCGGCGGGAAGCTCCACGTGTGGAACGACCAGGGACCGACCGGCTACACGATGACGGAGATCGCCTCCCTCACGTTTCCCAGCATCCAGGCTTTTTCCGAGAAGATGTGGGGCACGAAGGGTTCCACCAGCTACGCGGCGTTTCAAAAGCGGGCGGCTCTCATCGCGCCGGTGCCCGGTGTGCAGGTTTTCGACCGCATACCCGCAAAGGGGCCGGAGGGCCTGGTGCTGGACCTGCCCGGTGAACGTACGCTCGACTCAGTGGACGCGCGACAACCGCTCGCCTTCCAAGGCCGCGCGCGGGCCGATCTGGAATACCCGTGGACGCTGACGATGGAGATCCGGAAAACCGCCGACACAGAGCGGCGCGGTGTCATCCTATCGTCCGGGTTGGCCGAAATCTGTGCCGACTATTCCCGCACCGAGAACAGGAAATCCAAAGGTACGGACGACAAGGAGATCACGACCAAGGAAACCCTGAAGGGCATAGGCATCGTGCGGGCCGCCGGAACGCCAGGAGCGGATCCGGCATCCTCTTTCATCGTCGGCGACGTGAGCCGTGTCTATGGACCGTCTCCCGCCAAGGACAAGTGGGTGAAGGTGGCCGTGGTAGGGGATGAGAGAAAGACGACGGTCTTCCTGGATGGCGTGAAGGTGGGCGAAAGCAACAACCAGATGCTGTGTCCGCTGGCTCTGCTGGGCAGTCCCAACGGAAACTCCTTTGTCGGCACGGTCCGGAACTTGAAGGTTTTCAACCGCGCATGTTCTGCCAAGGAAATCGGACGCGCAGCGGGACTGGACATGCCGGACAATCTGGCTGCGGGAGCGGCGGTCAGCGCATCGGTTTCCGATGACGAGCACGACTTCACGCCGGACAAGGCGGTGGACGGAAGTTCCTCCAGCCGTTGGTCGTCCGGGCCCACGGGATCGAGCCAATGGCTGGCAGTCGATCTCGGCAGTGGGAAGGAGTTCAATGCCATCGACATCGCATGGGAAGCCGCCCGGCCTGGACAGGCCGAGGTGGAGGTTTCACAGGATGGCAAGGATTGGAAGCCGGTTGCTGCGGCGCATGTGGAAGGTGACCGTACCAGGATAGGATTTCAGGCCGTACAGGCCCGCCACGTCCGGATCGTGATGAAGGAACCCGTGACCTCATGGGGCTATTCGATCTTCGAACTGGAAGTAATGAAGCGCACCGGAAAGTAA